From a region of the Streptomyces sp. B21-083 genome:
- a CDS encoding GTP-binding protein produces the protein MDFASSDGGRATTSAKIVVAGGFGVGKTTFVGAVSEINPLRTEAVMTSASAGIDDLTHTGDKTTTTVAMDFGRITLDQDLILYLFGTPGQDRFWFMWDDLVRGAIGAVVLVDTRRLADCFPAVDYFENSGLPFVIALNGFDGHQPYNPEEVREALQIGPDAPIITTDARHRSDAKSALITLVEHALMARLR, from the coding sequence GTGGACTTCGCAAGCTCTGACGGGGGCCGGGCGACCACCTCCGCGAAGATCGTGGTCGCGGGTGGCTTCGGCGTCGGCAAGACCACGTTCGTGGGCGCTGTCTCGGAGATCAACCCGCTGCGTACCGAGGCCGTCATGACGTCGGCCTCGGCGGGTATCGACGACCTCACCCACACCGGGGACAAGACCACCACCACGGTGGCCATGGACTTCGGCCGTATCACCCTGGACCAGGACCTGATCCTGTACCTCTTCGGTACGCCGGGTCAGGACCGTTTCTGGTTCATGTGGGACGACCTGGTGCGCGGCGCGATCGGTGCCGTTGTTCTGGTCGACACCCGCCGGCTCGCGGACTGTTTTCCCGCGGTCGACTACTTCGAGAACAGCGGCCTGCCCTTCGTCATCGCCCTCAACGGCTTCGACGGGCACCAGCCGTACAACCCCGAAGAGGTGCGCGAGGCGCTCCAGATCGGCCCCGACGCCCCGATCATCACGACGGACGCCCGGCACCGCTCGGATGCGAAGAGTGCGCTGATCACGCTGGTCGAACACGCGCTCATGGCACGCCTTCGGTAA
- a CDS encoding sensor histidine kinase codes for MRRSKNGPEPSARGNFTPPPRGAAAAAVPGSEPMAPPAPSGSRFSPRNWRVPTRLNAILLIPVVVGLVMGGFQVKSSIDTWQEAKDAEETARLVQAALVYGDAIFQERDITAAPLLQGKGEDDETVVKARAATDKAADAFDAAARTVPNKPSVERRLKLFREVEPQLASVRAAAYTSKLTGVQSEESYTALTHTLMEFSNELGLGTGNITSYGRTVYAISLTKASVSLERAIGMHLLIKPGPGASNFQSQRIALSSYAYLERIAIAEYIAGGTEADAKKLQDASVKVTADGKAMAEQAAQSAASKGETYVPPPSDPSQMIARLASLDSTEPSARAALAAEGITPQNWWAVNTLKYNAYLKLESDLSKTAVNEASTISDNAKRDAIIVGAAVLVALLAAFILAGMVARQMSRAMRQLRNAAFGIAEQRLPMLVDQLSRTDPGRVDTRVAAIPINTTDEIGEVARAFDQVHREAVRLAAEQALLRGNINAIFTNLSRRNQSLIEGQLTLITDLENNEADPDQLENLFRLDHLATRMRRNGENLLVLAGEEPGRRWDQPVPLVDVLRAASSEVEQYERVELSGVPEAEIHGRAVTDLVHLLAELLENATTFSSPQTKVRVTATRLPDGRIMVEIHDKGIGLTAEDFADINHKLANPPTVDAAISQRMGLFVVGRLSDRHGIRVQLRPSGEQAGTTSLVMLPDAITHGGGGEQQMQRDEFTVSQIIPEQQQQQQQQQPQQYVGENFQSAQMQPMRTAAELGFDDSRYTEVPDDIRELDPVGRSLMREERRAQLEAQAHPEPGQQEAIEAPAYGDDFSAPNGQAPALNEPFASYDQQTAYEERQQPSYEEPYFNGNNGFPQTDDFPSTGSEYPSTNGGYPSPNGNGGYPEPTYTEPVQEEPAPAHAAAPESFSAFEERRYQDDWPQPDGYQNGHRSEYAPETESTQAADVSERNHVGFERPGPAPSAAHALTDAGLPRRGSTTSGTSNGTSRQHVDQETPAPAEQNGNANGNGNGKGPDDWRSANDERWQQAAQLRKPKAGGVTSSGLPRRVPKANLIEGAAEATLQGGPSVSRAPEDIRGRLSNLRRGVQRGRTAGSETNGQATRNHHGGPDSTYNQER; via the coding sequence GTGAGGCGAAGCAAGAACGGTCCCGAGCCGTCGGCCCGGGGCAACTTCACCCCGCCGCCGCGCGGAGCGGCGGCCGCCGCTGTGCCCGGCTCGGAGCCGATGGCACCACCCGCCCCGAGCGGCAGCCGTTTCTCCCCGCGCAACTGGCGCGTGCCGACCAGGCTGAACGCGATTCTGCTCATACCCGTGGTGGTCGGCCTGGTCATGGGCGGCTTCCAGGTGAAGAGCTCGATCGACACCTGGCAGGAGGCCAAGGACGCGGAAGAGACCGCGCGCCTCGTGCAGGCCGCCCTGGTCTACGGCGACGCCATCTTCCAGGAGCGCGATATCACCGCCGCCCCCCTGCTCCAGGGCAAGGGCGAGGACGACGAGACGGTGGTCAAGGCCCGCGCGGCCACCGACAAGGCGGCTGACGCCTTTGACGCCGCCGCGCGGACCGTCCCGAACAAGCCGAGCGTCGAGCGCCGCCTGAAGCTGTTCCGCGAGGTCGAGCCGCAGCTGGCGTCGGTCCGTGCGGCCGCGTACACCTCCAAGCTCACCGGTGTGCAGTCCGAGGAGAGCTACACCGCCCTCACGCACACCCTGATGGAGTTCTCCAACGAGCTGGGCCTGGGCACCGGCAACATCACCAGCTACGGTCGGACCGTCTACGCCATCTCGCTCACCAAGGCCTCCGTGTCGCTGGAGCGTGCCATCGGCATGCACCTGCTGATCAAGCCCGGCCCCGGCGCGAGCAACTTCCAGAGCCAGCGCATCGCCCTCTCCTCGTACGCGTACCTGGAGCGGATCGCCATCGCGGAGTACATCGCGGGCGGTACCGAGGCGGACGCCAAGAAGCTTCAGGACGCCTCGGTCAAGGTAACGGCCGACGGCAAGGCGATGGCCGAGCAGGCCGCCCAGAGTGCCGCGTCCAAGGGCGAGACCTATGTCCCGCCGCCGTCCGACCCCAGCCAGATGATCGCGCGGCTGGCCTCACTCGACTCGACCGAGCCCAGTGCGCGCGCGGCGCTCGCCGCGGAAGGCATCACGCCCCAGAACTGGTGGGCGGTCAACACGCTGAAGTACAACGCGTACCTCAAGCTGGAGTCCGACCTCTCCAAGACGGCCGTGAACGAGGCGTCCACCATCTCGGACAACGCCAAGCGCGACGCCATCATCGTGGGTGCCGCGGTCCTGGTGGCCCTGCTCGCCGCGTTCATCCTGGCCGGCATGGTGGCCCGCCAGATGAGCCGCGCGATGCGCCAGCTGCGCAACGCGGCCTTCGGTATCGCCGAGCAGCGTCTGCCGATGCTGGTCGACCAGCTCTCGCGTACCGATCCCGGTCGCGTCGACACCCGTGTCGCCGCGATCCCCATCAACACCACGGACGAGATCGGTGAGGTCGCCCGCGCCTTCGACCAGGTCCACCGCGAGGCGGTGCGACTGGCCGCCGAGCAGGCGCTGCTCCGGGGCAACATCAACGCGATCTTCACCAACCTGTCGCGCCGCAACCAGTCCCTGATCGAGGGCCAGCTGACCCTGATCACGGACCTGGAGAACAACGAGGCCGACCCGGACCAGCTGGAGAACCTCTTCCGTCTGGACCACCTCGCGACCCGTATGCGCCGCAACGGCGAGAACCTCCTCGTCCTCGCCGGCGAGGAGCCGGGCCGCCGCTGGGACCAGCCGGTCCCGCTGGTCGACGTTCTGCGCGCCGCCTCCTCCGAGGTGGAGCAGTACGAGCGCGTCGAGCTGTCGGGCGTACCGGAGGCCGAGATCCACGGCCGCGCGGTCACCGACCTCGTGCACCTGCTCGCCGAGCTGCTGGAGAACGCGACGACGTTCTCGTCCCCGCAGACGAAGGTCCGGGTGACGGCGACCCGGCTGCCCGACGGCCGCATCATGGTCGAGATCCACGACAAGGGCATCGGCCTCACCGCCGAGGACTTCGCGGACATCAACCACAAGCTGGCCAACCCGCCGACGGTGGACGCCGCGATCTCCCAGCGCATGGGCCTGTTCGTGGTCGGCCGGCTGTCCGACCGGCACGGCATCCGCGTCCAGCTCCGCCCCTCGGGCGAGCAGGCCGGTACGACGTCGCTGGTCATGCTCCCGGACGCCATCACCCACGGTGGCGGTGGCGAGCAGCAGATGCAGCGCGACGAGTTCACCGTCTCGCAGATCATCCCCGAGCAGCAGCAGCAACAACAGCAACAGCAGCCGCAGCAGTACGTGGGCGAGAACTTCCAGTCCGCCCAGATGCAGCCGATGCGTACGGCGGCCGAGCTCGGCTTCGACGACAGCCGCTACACCGAGGTCCCGGACGACATCCGCGAGCTGGACCCGGTGGGCCGCTCCCTGATGCGTGAGGAGCGCCGCGCGCAGCTGGAGGCGCAGGCGCACCCCGAGCCGGGCCAGCAGGAGGCCATCGAGGCCCCCGCGTACGGCGACGACTTCAGCGCGCCGAACGGCCAGGCCCCGGCTCTGAACGAGCCCTTCGCGAGCTACGACCAGCAGACCGCGTACGAGGAGCGGCAGCAGCCGTCGTACGAGGAGCCGTACTTCAACGGGAACAACGGTTTCCCTCAGACGGACGACTTCCCGTCGACCGGCAGCGAGTACCCGTCGACCAACGGCGGCTACCCCTCCCCGAACGGCAACGGCGGCTACCCGGAGCCCACGTACACGGAGCCCGTCCAGGAAGAGCCCGCCCCGGCCCACGCCGCGGCCCCGGAAAGCTTCTCGGCCTTCGAGGAGCGGCGTTACCAGGATGACTGGCCGCAGCCGGACGGTTACCAGAACGGGCACCGCTCCGAGTACGCTCCGGAGACGGAATCCACGCAGGCCGCTGACGTGAGTGAGCGGAACCACGTAGGCTTCGAGCGTCCGGGACCGGCGCCCTCCGCCGCCCACGCGCTGACCGATGCCGGGCTTCCCCGCCGTGGATCCACCACGAGCGGCACCAGCAACGGCACCTCCCGGCAGCACGTGGACCAGGAGACCCCGGCCCCGGCGGAGCAGAACGGTAACGCGAACGGGAACGGGAACGGCAAGGGTCCCGACGACTGGCGCTCGGCCAACGACGAGCGCTGGCAGCAGGCCGCACAGCTCCGCAAGCCCAAGGCGGGCGGGGTGACCTCCTCCGGTCTGCCGCGCCGGGTACCGAAGGCCAACCTGATCGAGGGTGCCGCGGAAGCGACTCTCCAGGGCGGCCCGTCGGTGTCCCGCGCTCCCGAGGACATCCGGGGCAGGTTGAGCAACCTGCGCCGGGGCGTCCAGCGGGGACGCACCGCAGGTAGTGAGACGAACGGCCAGGCCACCAGGAATCACCACGGTGGGCCCGACAGCACCTACAACCAGGAGCGTTAG
- a CDS encoding roadblock/LC7 domain-containing protein, translating into MSQAAQNLNWLITNFVDNTPGVSHTVVVSADGLLLAMSEGFPRDRADQLAAVASGLTSLTAGASRIFEGGSVNQTVVEMERGFLFIMSVSDGSSLAVLAHPEADIGLIGYEMALLVDRAGTVLTPDLRAELQGSLLN; encoded by the coding sequence ATGAGCCAGGCGGCGCAGAACCTGAACTGGTTGATCACCAATTTCGTGGACAACACCCCCGGGGTGTCGCACACGGTGGTGGTCTCCGCCGACGGACTCCTTCTGGCGATGTCCGAAGGCTTCCCGCGAGACCGCGCGGACCAGCTCGCCGCTGTCGCCTCCGGTCTGACCTCGCTCACCGCGGGTGCCTCGCGCATCTTCGAGGGCGGCAGCGTGAATCAGACGGTTGTGGAGATGGAGCGGGGATTCCTGTTCATCATGTCCGTTTCCGACGGTTCCTCGCTCGCGGTGCTCGCACATCCGGAGGCCGACATCGGTCTCATTGGGTACGAGATGGCACTTCTGGTCGACCGGGCCGGCACGGTCCTGACACCCGATCTGCGTGCGGAGCTCCAAGGGAGCCTTCTCAACTAA
- a CDS encoding DUF742 domain-containing protein — MATPPGGSPSGNWSYGPGQGQGQGDQNRYNFPSAPSHRRQQPYAPQNPQGPGPSPYDQPAAPRIQPVQPQRRSPEPSPAGGASNPLVRPYAMTGGRTRPRYQLAIEALVHTTAQPHQMQGQLPEHQRICNLCREIKSVAEISALLTIPLGVARILVADLAEAGLVAIHQPGGDESVGGQPAVTLLERVLSGLRKL, encoded by the coding sequence GTGGCAACACCCCCAGGCGGTTCACCCTCGGGTAATTGGTCGTACGGTCCCGGCCAGGGTCAGGGCCAGGGCGACCAGAACCGGTACAACTTCCCCTCCGCACCGAGCCACCGTCGGCAGCAGCCGTACGCACCCCAGAACCCGCAGGGTCCCGGGCCGTCGCCGTACGACCAGCCTGCGGCGCCCCGTATCCAGCCCGTGCAACCGCAGCGCCGCTCTCCGGAGCCGTCGCCCGCCGGGGGCGCAAGCAATCCCCTGGTGCGTCCTTACGCCATGACCGGTGGCCGGACGCGCCCGCGATACCAGCTCGCCATCGAGGCGCTGGTGCACACCACTGCGCAGCCGCACCAGATGCAGGGCCAGTTGCCCGAGCATCAGCGGATCTGCAACCTCTGCCGAGAGATCAAGTCGGTGGCCGAAATCTCGGCGTTGCTGACCATCCCCCTCGGCGTGGCCAGGATCCTCGTCGCCGACTTGGCGGAGGCAGGCCTGGTCGCCATTCATCAGCCCGGCGGCGACGAGAGCGTCGGCGGGCAGCCAGCCGTGACTTTGCTCGAAAGGGTGCTCAGTGGACTTCGCAAGCTCTAG
- a CDS encoding GTP-binding protein, whose translation MDFASSSGGPSRSTTSAKIVVAGGFGVGKTTFVGAVSEINPLRTEAVMTSASAGIDDLTHTGDKTTTTVAMDFGRITLDQDLILYLFGTPGQDRFWFMWDDLVRGAIGAIVLVDTRRLADCFPAVDYFENSGLPFVIALNGFDGSQPYNPDEVREALQIGPDTPIITTDARHRADAKSALITLVEHALMARLR comes from the coding sequence GTGGACTTCGCAAGCTCTAGCGGAGGGCCTTCCCGCTCCACCACGTCCGCGAAAATCGTGGTGGCGGGCGGCTTCGGCGTGGGCAAGACCACGTTCGTCGGGGCCGTCTCGGAGATCAATCCGCTGCGTACCGAGGCCGTGATGACGTCCGCGTCCGCGGGCATCGACGACCTTACGCACACCGGGGACAAGACGACGACGACCGTCGCCATGGACTTCGGCCGCATCACCCTGGACCAGGACCTGATCCTGTACCTCTTCGGTACGCCCGGCCAGGACCGCTTCTGGTTCATGTGGGACGACCTGGTGCGTGGCGCGATCGGCGCGATCGTCCTGGTCGACACGAGGCGTCTCGCCGACTGCTTCCCGGCGGTCGACTACTTCGAGAACTCGGGTCTTCCCTTCGTGATCGCCCTGAACGGGTTCGACGGCAGCCAGCCGTACAACCCGGACGAGGTGCGGGAGGCTCTGCAGATCGGCCCGGACACGCCGATCATCACGACGGACGCGCGGCATCGCGCTGACGCGAAGAGTGCGTTGATCACTCTCGTGGAGCACGCGTTGATGGCTCGCCTGCGGTAG
- a CDS encoding acyl-CoA carboxylase subunit epsilon codes for MNTSDIRVEKGHAEPEEVAAITAILLARAAAAPAAAPTHRGRPKAGWRRLEREGGFRAPHSWH; via the coding sequence ATGAACACCTCTGACATTCGCGTCGAGAAGGGCCATGCCGAGCCCGAGGAGGTCGCCGCCATCACGGCGATCCTGCTGGCCCGTGCGGCAGCGGCACCGGCAGCGGCCCCGACCCACCGCGGACGCCCGAAGGCCGGCTGGCGCCGCCTGGAGCGCGAGGGCGGCTTCCGCGCCCCGCACAGCTGGCACTGA
- a CDS encoding acyl-CoA carboxylase subunit beta: MTVLDEAQGGFAGEPTGEPTDARGRVAELHEIRAQALAGPSEKATEAQHAKGKLTARERIDLLLDPDSFNEVEQLRRHRATGFGLEAKRPFTDGVITGWGTVEGRTVFVYAHDFRIFGGALGEAHATKIHKIMDMAIAAGAPLVSLNDGAGARIQEGVSALAGYGGIFQRNTKASGVIPQISVMLGPCAGGAAYSPALTDFVFMVRETSQMFITGPDVVKAVTGEEITQNGLGGADVHAETSGVAHFAYDDEETCIAEVRYLLAMLPQNNRENPPRVECEDPADRRSDVLLDLVPADGNRPYDMTKVIEELVDDGDFLEIHERWARNIICALGRLDGQVVGIVANQPQSLAGVLDIEASEKAARFVQMCDAFNIPIVTLLDVPGFLPGVDQEHGGIIRHGAKLLYAYCNATVPRISLILRKAYGGAYIVMDSQSIGADLTYAWPTNEIAVMGAEGAANVIFRRQIADAEDSEAMRARMVKEYKSELMHPYYAAERGLVDDVIDPAETRSVLIRSLAMLHTKHADLPSRKHGNPPQ, encoded by the coding sequence ATGACCGTTTTGGATGAGGCGCAGGGTGGGTTCGCGGGCGAGCCGACGGGGGAGCCGACGGACGCACGCGGGCGCGTGGCCGAGCTGCACGAGATCCGTGCGCAGGCCCTGGCCGGCCCCAGCGAGAAGGCCACCGAGGCGCAGCACGCCAAGGGCAAGCTGACCGCCCGGGAGCGCATCGACCTGCTCCTCGACCCGGACTCCTTCAACGAGGTCGAGCAGCTGCGCCGACACCGGGCCACCGGGTTCGGTCTGGAGGCGAAGCGGCCGTTCACGGACGGCGTGATCACCGGTTGGGGCACGGTGGAGGGCCGTACGGTCTTCGTGTACGCCCACGACTTCCGGATCTTCGGCGGTGCTTTGGGTGAGGCCCACGCCACGAAGATCCACAAGATCATGGACATGGCCATCGCGGCCGGTGCTCCGCTGGTGTCGCTCAACGACGGCGCCGGTGCCCGTATCCAGGAGGGTGTCTCGGCTCTGGCCGGGTACGGCGGCATCTTCCAGCGCAACACCAAGGCGTCCGGTGTCATCCCGCAGATCAGCGTGATGCTCGGCCCGTGCGCGGGCGGGGCCGCCTACTCGCCCGCTCTCACCGACTTCGTGTTCATGGTCCGTGAGACCTCGCAGATGTTCATCACCGGCCCGGACGTCGTCAAGGCGGTCACCGGTGAGGAGATCACCCAGAACGGCCTCGGGGGTGCCGATGTGCACGCCGAGACCAGCGGCGTGGCGCACTTCGCGTACGACGACGAGGAGACCTGCATCGCCGAGGTCCGCTACCTCCTCGCGATGCTCCCGCAGAACAACCGCGAGAACCCGCCGCGCGTCGAGTGCGAGGACCCCGCCGACAGGCGGAGCGACGTTCTGCTCGACCTCGTACCCGCCGACGGCAACCGGCCGTACGACATGACCAAGGTCATCGAGGAGCTCGTCGACGACGGTGACTTCCTTGAGATTCACGAGCGTTGGGCCCGCAACATCATCTGCGCGCTCGGTCGGCTGGACGGCCAGGTCGTGGGCATCGTCGCCAACCAGCCGCAGAGCCTCGCAGGCGTCCTGGACATCGAGGCATCCGAAAAAGCTGCGCGCTTTGTCCAGATGTGTGACGCTTTTAACATCCCGATCGTCACGCTGCTGGATGTCCCCGGCTTCCTGCCGGGCGTCGACCAGGAGCACGGCGGAATCATCCGGCACGGCGCGAAGCTGCTGTACGCCTACTGCAACGCGACCGTTCCGAGGATCTCGCTGATCCTGCGCAAGGCGTACGGAGGCGCGTACATCGTCATGGACAGCCAGTCCATCGGCGCCGACCTCACCTACGCCTGGCCGACGAACGAGATCGCCGTGATGGGCGCGGAAGGTGCCGCCAACGTCATCTTCCGCCGTCAGATCGCGGATGCCGAAGACTCCGAGGCGATGAGGGCTCGGATGGTCAAGGAGTACAAGTCCGAGCTGATGCACCCCTACTACGCCGCCGAGCGCGGTCTGGTCGACGACGTCATCGACCCGGCCGAGACCCGCTCGGTGCTCATCAGGTCACTCGCGATGCTGCACACCAAGCACGCCGACCTGCCCTCGCGAAAGCACGGCAACCCCCCTCAGTGA
- a CDS encoding YceI family protein, translating to MSIFGRKNTADSDATSSVATAETPGLAALTGEYTIDPSHTTIGFVARHAMVTNVKGSFQEFEGTLHLDGTSPANSTASLDIKMDSLDTGSADRDGHLKSADFFRTDEFPTMTFRSTKAESLGGDDYRITGDLEILGTTRPITIDMEFNGSAKDPFGNERVGFEGKAEILRSDWGLTWNAALETGGVLVSDKIKLNFDISAIRNA from the coding sequence ATGAGCATCTTCGGCCGCAAGAACACCGCTGACAGCGACGCCACCTCGTCCGTGGCGACCGCGGAGACCCCCGGGCTCGCCGCGCTGACCGGCGAGTACACGATCGACCCGTCCCACACGACGATCGGCTTCGTCGCCCGGCACGCCATGGTGACGAACGTGAAGGGCAGCTTCCAGGAGTTCGAGGGCACCCTGCACCTCGACGGCACCAGCCCGGCCAACTCGACGGCGTCCCTCGACATCAAGATGGACAGCCTCGACACGGGCTCGGCCGACCGTGACGGCCACCTGAAGAGCGCGGACTTCTTCCGGACGGACGAGTTCCCGACGATGACGTTCCGCTCGACCAAGGCGGAGTCCCTGGGCGGCGACGACTACCGCATCACCGGTGACCTGGAGATCCTCGGCACCACCAGGCCGATCACCATCGACATGGAGTTCAACGGCTCGGCGAAGGACCCGTTCGGCAACGAGCGCGTGGGCTTCGAGGGCAAGGCGGAGATCCTGCGCTCGGACTGGGGCCTGACGTGGAACGCGGCGCTGGAGACGGGCGGGGTGCTCGTGTCCGACAAGATCAAGCTCAACTTCGACATCTCGGCCATCAGGAACGCGTGA
- a CDS encoding ATP-binding protein — protein MPRPTRELPKPTDMFDRDWEWSELTAFASDTGPEATLAVVSGRRRQGKSFLLDSLARAAGGFYFCAYEATEAESLRRFGEELGQHTGSVAPMRFDRWEQAIDALLVLGRDDPLPVVIDEFPYLARATPALPSIIQVAYGPRRPERLNSRTRLLLCGSSLSFMGKLLSGTSPLRGRAGLELVVHPLDFRQAAAFWGIDDHRLALLVHSVVGGTPAYRREFVRDDVPVDLADFDAWVCRTALSPRSPLYREARYLLADESDLRDRALYHSVLAALASGNATAGRIAGCLERPISDITHPLTVLQDCGLVRRETDAFRGNRSVYRVGEPLIAFDHAISRPKLALLDRGMAEHVWETARPRFLSAVVGPHFEQVCREWVAHFAAPDTFGGMPIDVSYGTVPDRTARTSHEIDVVVRGAVGQDNGVLLSLGEAKWDQTMGMGHLERLRQAERLLAERGVDTSAVRLACYSGAGFTDDLRAVEKRGEVVLVDLGRLYTGE, from the coding sequence CCCCGCCCGACCCGTGAACTGCCCAAACCCACCGACATGTTCGACCGCGACTGGGAGTGGAGCGAACTGACGGCCTTCGCGTCCGACACCGGTCCGGAAGCCACCCTTGCCGTCGTCTCCGGCCGCCGACGCCAGGGCAAGTCCTTCCTCCTCGACTCGCTCGCCCGCGCCGCAGGCGGCTTCTACTTCTGCGCGTACGAAGCGACCGAGGCGGAGTCGCTGCGCCGGTTCGGTGAGGAACTGGGCCAGCACACCGGCAGCGTCGCCCCCATGCGCTTCGACCGGTGGGAGCAGGCGATCGACGCTCTCCTCGTCCTCGGCCGAGACGATCCTCTCCCCGTTGTCATCGACGAGTTCCCGTACCTGGCCCGGGCCACCCCCGCCCTCCCCTCCATCATCCAGGTCGCCTACGGACCACGCCGACCGGAGCGACTGAACTCCCGTACGCGCCTCCTCCTCTGCGGCAGTTCGCTCTCGTTCATGGGGAAGCTCCTCAGCGGTACGTCACCCCTGCGCGGCCGGGCCGGGCTCGAACTCGTCGTCCATCCCCTCGACTTCAGACAGGCAGCCGCCTTCTGGGGCATCGACGACCACCGACTCGCGCTCCTCGTGCACAGCGTCGTCGGCGGAACTCCCGCCTACCGAAGGGAGTTCGTACGCGACGACGTCCCCGTCGACCTCGCCGACTTCGATGCGTGGGTCTGCCGAACGGCACTGTCCCCGCGCTCGCCGCTCTACCGCGAGGCCCGCTATCTCCTCGCCGACGAGTCGGACCTGCGGGACCGGGCCCTCTACCACTCCGTGCTCGCCGCGCTCGCCTCCGGAAACGCCACGGCGGGGCGCATCGCCGGCTGCCTGGAGCGGCCGATCAGCGACATCACGCACCCCCTGACCGTCCTCCAGGACTGCGGACTCGTACGGAGGGAGACGGACGCGTTCCGGGGAAACCGCAGCGTCTACCGGGTGGGCGAGCCGCTCATCGCCTTCGACCATGCCATCTCCCGTCCGAAGCTCGCCCTGCTGGACCGGGGAATGGCCGAGCACGTCTGGGAAACCGCCCGGCCCCGTTTCCTCTCCGCTGTCGTCGGCCCGCACTTCGAACAGGTCTGCCGTGAGTGGGTCGCCCATTTCGCGGCGCCGGACACCTTCGGCGGCATGCCGATCGACGTCTCGTACGGGACGGTCCCCGACCGGACGGCCCGTACCAGCCACGAGATCGACGTGGTCGTACGCGGCGCGGTGGGCCAGGACAACGGCGTACTGCTGTCCCTGGGCGAGGCCAAGTGGGACCAGACGATGGGTATGGGGCACCTTGAGCGCCTGCGGCAGGCCGAACGGCTGCTTGCGGAGCGCGGGGTCGACACATCCGCCGTACGGCTCGCCTGTTACAGCGGGGCCGGGTTCACCGACGATCTGCGGGCCGTGGAAAAGCGGGGTGAGGTGGTCCTGGTGGACCTGGGGCGGCTGTACACGGGTGAGTGA